A part of Oncorhynchus gorbuscha isolate QuinsamMale2020 ecotype Even-year linkage group LG09, OgorEven_v1.0, whole genome shotgun sequence genomic DNA contains:
- the LOC124043190 gene encoding zinc finger protein 345-like — protein sequence MSKLALFNVYITERLTAAAVEIAGVVERTVTEYQEEISRSKEENERLRRLLDFKPHGTDPQQLPLPVSEEEVPPERQNCEQKWSPSLEKDPEPTQIKDEQEEIRTNQEEEQLEGLESDTKDSIFTVCEESDCDPMDFSSQISESREGDVLCVRIPQEIKTEPDGELYTVSEATSASHSLSEGYPGCSAAHSENSGSGNEVESEGLQSGSKALKSPRKQAKKRLSSHTSAGSGVTTNAAPPYCCKLCGSTFVYIGPLVNHVKNVHTKLTAEYRCGVCEEVFESIASLTEHLQTHIKATRTCNVCGKCFPSDSSMRTHMVTHTGEKQYQCKECGKSFKNKGYMHLHMRRHTGETPFWCKDCGESFTCKGYLKTHMKFHTSEEPQPTLIKDKQQELGTRQEEEQLEVLESDTKDSIFTVCEESDCDPMDFSSQISESREGDVLCVRIPQEIKTEPDGELYTVSEATSASHALSEGYPGCSAAHSENSGSGNEVESEGLQSGSKALKSPRKWASTHNRARGKVTTNASPYGCKLCGSTFVYIGPLVNHVKNVHTKHTKMCGVCEEVFESIASLTEHLQSHIKATRTCNVCGKCFPSDANLRTHMVSHTGEKQYQCKECGKSFKTKAYMKLHMRLHTGEKPFQCKECGESFTCNGYLRAHMKFHTGEKSYRCKDCGQDFDQKEQLETHMWTHQGQKPHGCKQCPKSFKRKEELTRHTAVHTGERPFKCTVCGHCFATPGNLTQHLTTHSGEKPYHCKLCSRCFRNNPLLKSHLRNRHKCYDSAILSEDYLSSSV from the coding sequence ACCCCCAGCAGcttcctctcccagtctctgaAGAAGAGGTTCCCCCTGAGCGGCAGAACTGTGAGCAGAAGTGGAGCCCCAGTCTGGAGAAGGACCCAGAGCCCACACAGATTAAAGATGAACAAGAGGAAATTAGGACCaatcaggaggaagagcagcttgaAGGGCTGGAGTCTGATACCAAAGACTCCATATTCACCGTCTGTGAGGAAAGTGACTGTGATCCGATGGATTTCTCGAGCCAAATTTccgagagcagagagggggatgtGTTATGTGTCCGCATTCCTCAAGAGATCAAAACCGAGCCTGATGGAGAGCTCTACACGGTATCAGAAGCAACCAGTGCCTCACACTCCCTCTCAGAAGGATATCCAGGCTGTTCGGCAGCTCACAGTGAAAACAGTGGAAGTGGCAATGAGGTGGAGAGTGAGGGACTACAGTCAGGATCAAAGGCACTGAAATCACCCAGAAAACAAGCAAAGAAAAGACTAAGCTCCCATACCTCTGCTGGAAGCGGGGTGACCACAAATGCTGCTCCTCCTTATTGTTGCAAGTTGTGTGGAAGTACATTTGTGTACATTGGTCCTTTAGTTAATCATGTGAAAAATGTGCACACAAAGCTTACTGCAGAATACCGTTGTGGTGTGTGTGAAGAGGTCTTTGAGTCCATAGCAAGTCTGACAGAGCACCTGCAAACCCACATTAAAGCAACACGCACTTGTAATGTTTGTGGCAAATGCTTCCCTAGTGATTCTAGTATGAGAACACACATGGTAacgcacacaggagagaaacagtaTCAATGCAAAGAATGTGGGAAAAGTTTCAAAAATAAGGGCTATATGCACTTGCATATGAGGCGTCACACAGGGGAGACACCGTTTTGGTGCAAAGATTGTGGCGAAAGTTTCACTTGTAAGGGATACTTGAAAACGCATATGAAGTTCCACACAAGTGAGGAACCACAGCCCACACTGATCAAAGATAAACAACAGGAACTTGGGACCagacaggaggaagagcagcttgaAGTGCTGGAGTCTGATACCAAAGACTCCATATTCACCGTCTGTGAGGAAAGTGACTGTGATCCGATGGATTTCTCGAGCCAAATTTccgagagcagagagggggatgtGTTATGTGTCCGCATTCCTCAAGAGATCAAAACCGAGCCTGATGGAGAGCTCTACACGGTATCAGAAGCAACCAGTGCCTCACACGCCCTCTCAGAAGGATATCCAGGCTGTTCGGCAGCTCACAGTGAAAACAGTGGAAGTGGCAATGAGGTGGAGAGCGAGGGACTACAGTCAGGATCAAAGGCACTGAAATCACCCAGAAAATGGGCAAGCACCCATAACCGTGCTAGAGGCAAGGTGACCACAAATGCTTCTCCTTATGGTTGCAAGCTGTGCGGAAGTACATTTGTGTACATTGGTCCTTTAGTTAATCATGTGAAAAATGTGCACACAAAGCATACGaaaatgtgtggtgtgtgtgaggaggTATTCGAGTCCATAGCAAGTCTGACAGAGCACCTCCAATCCCACATTAAAGCAACACGCACTTGTAATGTTTGTGGCAAATGCTTCCCTAGTGATGCTAATCTGAGAACACACATGGTgtctcacacaggagagaaacaatATCAATGTAAGGAATGTGGGAAAAGTTTCAAAACTAAGGCATATATGAAATTGCATATGAGACTTCACACGGGGGAGAAACCATTTCAGTGCAAAGAATGTGGAGAAAGTTTCACTTGTAATGGATACTTGAGAGCACATATGAAgttccacacaggggagaaatcaTATCGGTGTAAGGACTGTGGGCAAGACTTCGACCAGAAGGAACAACTGGAAACGCACATGTGGACTCACCAAGGTCAGAAACCACATGGTTGCAAACAGTGTCCGAAAAGCTTCAAGCGCAAGGAAGAACTGACCAGACACACCGcggttcacacaggagagagaccttTCAAGTGCACTGTTTGTGGACATTGCTTTGCCACCCCAGGCAACCTGACACAACACCTAACCACTCACTCTGGAGAGAAACCGTATCACTGCAAACTGTGCAGCAGATGCTTTAGAAACAATCCACTACTTAAAAGTCACCTGAGGAATCGTCACAAATGTTATGACAGTGCCATATTGTCAGAAGATTACTTAAGTTCCTCCGTATGA